The genomic region AAATCGGCCATCTGGAATCCCATACCGTCTATCAGGGCCATCACTTCGACTACTCCTTCAGCCACCCCCAGTTCGCGGGCGAGCGCTGGCGCGCGAAGTTTTCGACCGAAGTCGGCCTGCAAGACCAGGGCTACTTTTACCGCATGGGACTGCGTCAGCTGCGCCATCTCACGACCTGGCGCGACGACTTATGGGAGATGCGCAAGCTCCTGATCGGCCCGATCTTTCCCACATTCAACGATGCATGGGGATTCCAGACGCTCGATCTGCTCACACGCTGGACCCTGGCGCCGATGTTTCTCGTGGCGCTGATCGCGCCGCCGGCGGCGCGGCTGCTGCGCCGCCCCTGGGCCTCGCGCGAAATCCTGCTGCTGTGGTCGATCGTCGCTCTGACAGTCGCCACATGCTTCTTTTACGGAAACGAGCGCCGCTTTCTCTATCCAACGATCTTCGCGGCGGAGATTATCGTCGTTTCCCTGGCCTGCCGCGCGGCCTCTTCGCTGTTATCCCGTTTACGCAGGGCGCGCGCCGGGAAGACTCATTCCACCAGGCAGTCGCGATCATAACGCAGAATTCGAAGAGGAATATTGGAATGAGCCTTCTCGCTATCGATAACTGGCTGCGGTCCCCGGCGGACCATGACATCATTTCCCGCTGGACCGTCGGCGCGGGGCAGGAGCGCAGCCACGCCCTGTCCCTGCCGCAGCCACGCGATCCGCAGCGGTTCTCGTTCCTGGCGCTGGGCGACAGCGGCGACTCGGAGAGCGCGGGACCGGGCGTCTCGCCCCAGGACGCCGTGGCGCGCGAGATGGTGCGCGACACGCGCCTTGCGGGAGACTCCGGCGCGGTGATGGTGCTCCATATGGGCGACGTCGTGTACATGACCGGCGAGCGCCGTCTTTACGACCGCAACTTCCGGCGGCCCTACAGCCCGTTTCTCACCGAAAGCAGCACCGTGGGCGACTTCACGTTTCGTCTGCCGTTCCTCCCGGTGCCGGGCAACCACGACTATTACGATCTCGGAGCGTGGGCGAAGTGGCTCGCCAACGCGCCGCTGGTAGGCGCGGGGCTGCGCGCGCTCTGGCATGAGATCATGTCGTTCAATGTCCCCGAGGGCGGCTCGGAGATGGGCAAGACGTACATGGACGCCTTCGTCGATTTGCAGGCGGACACGTCGCTCCATCCCCTTCCCTATGCGCTCAGCGCGCGGACGCGCCTGCCAAATCGATACTACAAATTTCAGCTCGGCAATGTCGATTTCTTCGCGCTCGATTCCAACACGCTGGACGCTCCCTCCCCGCAGGCCGACTCCGGGCAGGTGCGGCAGGACGCCGCCGACCGCGTGACCGATCTTGAAGCCAAAGCGCGCGCCGTGGACCTCGATATCCGAGCCGCGCGTCAGGAGCTGGAAACGCAGCGCGACGCGCGGCGTCTCTCGATCGCCGGCAGCGCCGAGGAGCGAATGCGGGTCACCGAACTTTCGCTGGATGTGGGGGAAGCGCTGGAGCGCCTGCGCGAGCTGCTGGAAGGCGCGGAGATGTCCGCCGCCGAGGGGCGGCGCGCGGCGCAGTCCGTCCGGATCGCCGAAACGCATTGGGACAAAGCCGCTGCGGATCTCAGCGAAGCCTCGGGAGATGGGATTGTCCGGGCGCTGGCGCGTCAGGAGACGGTGAGCGACGAAGTGTGCGCGTCGCTGTCTACCCTGGAGGAGTTCCTCGCGGTGCTCCCCGAGGGACGCCCTCGGGCGTCGATCCTGGAGACACGCCTGGAGATGGAGCGCGCTCTGCACGCCTGGGCGATCAGCGTGTCGCCCATCACCGGCGACGCCTCCGCGCGGCTCAAGGAGCTCAGCGAAGGCGCGCTCGACTTGCAGCGCGAGCTGGCGCTTGCGCGCCGCCGATCACGCTTCCAGCCCGAGGATCACGATACGGCGCAGCTCACATGGCTGGACCGGGCATTGGAAGAGTCGGTGCGGCTCCGCCCGAACGCCTGGCGCGTCGTCTATCTCCATCACCCGCTATACACGACGATCGGCAACCACTGCGAACGGTCGGACGTGCTCGACGTCCGCGACAATCTGACCCCGATCCTCGCCAGACGCGCTCACCTCATGCTCGCCGGCCACTCGCACGCGTTCGAGTGGTTTCGCTCGGAGGCTCTGCCGGAAATGGGCGTCTTCGTCACGGGCGGCGGCGGCCAGGTCACTTTGCGTCCAAGCATTCTCAGTCCCGATCGATACACGCGCTTTTCCGGCGCGTACGACGCGCTGCGCCGGGCGGGCGTCACGGAATGCGCCAGCGCCGGGGCGGGTCCCGCCGCGCCGGATGGGTCGGACAGCCCACTCTACCATTACCTGAACATCGAAGTGACGCCCGACAAACTGATCGTCCGCCCCATCGGCGTCCGCCACGCCGACGACGGCTTTCGGCGCGAAGACCCGATGCCCGTCCACCACACGCCGGCTCTGCCGGAAGGGCGCCCACCCTTCGTCGCGCGATCGCTCCACGCCGTGGAGATCACGCGCGGCGCCGCGCCGCAGGCCATTTGGGTTTAACCGAACAGACTCCGCTCCAGGGCTGGACGGTTCTGCGCGAACGCGCGCGTCTCAAGCTCCCAGTATTCGTACTGCCCCTGCTCGACCATTCGGGCACGCGCCGGATCGCCCGCCTCCGCGCCGGTCTTGATCCAATCCCGAAGCAGGCGCAGCGCGTCCTGCGTCAAATTCAGCAACTCCGGCGTGGCGTCGACGCCGTAACAGGAGCAGAATAACTTGAGGCGCCGGCTTCCATCGGCCAGCTCCGCGTGCGCCATCTCCGCCATGGGACCGCCGCCAAAGGTCAAGGGCGCCATCCAATAGACGGCGTAAGCCACATCCCGCAGGCGCGGCCCCGGTCCGGCGTCGTCAAAATCGATGGCTGCATAGGGTTTTTCGTCCTGGCAGACCCAGTTGTAGGGCGCGAAGTCATTGTGGCAGATGATCTCATGGCGACTCGGATCCGGATGGGCGTACGACCACGCGTCGCCGGGCTCCGTCTTAAAATCCCGCACGGCGTCATGGTAGCCGCGCAGCAGATTCGCGGCGGCGATCAGCGCGTCATCGCCCTCCCAGAGATAAGGCAGAAATCCGACGTCGCCCGGAAGGTAGGTAAGGATCTCGCGCCCCCGTTCGTCCACCCCGAGCAGGCGCGGGCAGCCGGTAAAGCCTTTGGCCTCCAGATGCCGCAGCAGGCGATGGATCGTGGGACTTCGCGGCGTCATCGCGCGGCGGACCGTATCGCCGACACGCACAACTCCCATGTTACTGTTGCCGCCCGTCAGCGGCTCTTCGCGCTCCGGTCCTTCATGTTCTTCGCTGGACATCGCTTCCTCCCATTCCATATTACTTCTTTATCGCCGCAAACACGTAGAATTCCCAGCCAAAATCCCAGCAAAAAAAGCCGCTCCGGCAATCCGGAGCGGCAATCGATTGCGTTCGTAGCGCAAGGAAGAATAGTCTTATTTTTCGGCCATCGTTTTGGCGATGCTGAGCAGATCCGTCAACGGCATGCGACCGATGGCGACGTAGCGGCGTCCGTCGGCGACCCAGGCGACGGCGCTTTGGCCGTCGGCGCGCTCCTGCGTGAAGGCGTGGATCGTGGAGGTCAGCACGGCGGGCTTCCAGCTGGCGCCGCCATCGGCGGAGGGCACAAGCTCCGTCGCGCCGTTGGCGGCGTTGTTCGTCACGAAGACGGACAGCGCGCGCGGGCCGTTCGTGTACAGCACGTGGATGGCCGCCGTGGTGGACCTGGGCGCGCGGACCACGGACTGAACGTGGAAGCCGGCGGTGTCGGAAGGAAGATCCAGAAGGCGCGCTTCGCCGGCGGCGTTGGGCGATGGCTGCGCGGCGGCGGTCAGGACGCGCGCGCCGCGCGGGATCGCCGGCTGGAAGGTCGCGGGCGTTACGACCGGTTTGACGACGATCTGCGACAGCTCGACACGGCGAGTCAGCGCGCCGTGCGGATCGTAGTTCTCGGTGCGCAGGCTGCGGCCGGACGCGTTGTCGATCCACAGACGCTCCACCAGGGCTCCGCTCGCGGATTGAACGCGCAGGATCTGCGCGGGCCGGCCGCCGACATCCGCCGTTCCCGGCTCGATCTCGCGCCGCCAGAGCGGGTCCGGCGCCGGGCTTCCCGTCTCCGCCGAAACGCTCTCGGGGGTCGGCCGGCGCAGCACGGTGCGGCTGCGGGGCTCATACTGCCAGGTCGTGGCGCCGTCGCACACCACCACGCGCCCGCGCGCGTCCGCCGGCTCGGAGTAGGTCAAGCGAAAGCGTCCGCCGGTCCCCTCGATCATCTCCATCACCGATCGCCGATCGTGGCTGTCCCCGCGCGAGGTGATGACGACATGCGCTTTCAGCGGCGTGTCCGTTGTCGCCTGAAGGCTGCTGGCCCAGAGCGAGTTCGCGGCGGGATCCGACGGCGAAGCCGGCGCGGGGACCGTCGCCACCGTCATCGATGTGGGCCGGTTGCATGAGGCGAGCATCAGACAGCCAAGAGGCGCCAGCAAAAGCCAGGGCGCGCGGGCCAGAATGGGTCGGCCGGAAGGTGTCACAGGCTCCCGCCCACGGATTCGTCGGCGGACGCGATTAGCGTGGCGCGGCCTTCCGCCGCCAGATCGCGGTGTCCCACGGGTTCGGCGGAGGTCAGCCCCACCAGATGCGCGTCGTGCAGGGCGTAGAACTGCGACATCTCCATCGTATTGGGAAGCGGCGTCGCCGTGGCGGGCGGCGTGCTTGGGCTGAACACCAGGAAGCCGACGCAGGCCGCCGCCGCGCCCAGTCCAAGGGCGTAAGCCGGTCGCAGGGTAAAGGATGGCCAGGCGCGGCGCGGCGCGCGAAGCGCCGATCCGTTTTGAGCGGTTTGGCGCGACCGGGCTTCCAGCAGGCCGAAGACACGGTCGCGCGCGCCGCCGTCCTGCGGGGCGGCGAGGCTCTGCATGGCGGCGCGCACTTCGCGCAGGCGGTCGTATTCATGCCGGCACGCAAAGCATTCGTCCAGATGCGCCGCCGTCAGAGTGGCTTCCGATCCATCGAGATCGTTGTCCAGGAGCCGGCTCAGATTTTCCCTTGTGTCATGACAGTTTGGCATGGCGTTCCGTTCTTTCCCACGCGCCTAGCTCCAGCCAAGCGATTCCAAAGTTTTGCGCATCGCGGTCCGTCCACGATGGATTCGCGAGCGCACGGTGCCGATCGGCAGTTTCAGCATCTCCGCGATCTCGCTGTAAGGCATCTGCTCCACATCGCAAAGCAGCACGGCGGCGCGGTACTCTTCGGGAAGAGCGTCCAGCGCCTTTTGCATTCGTTCCGAAAGGGTCGAGTCCATCAAAGAGATCTCGGGATTGGCGAGATGGTCCACGACATCACAGGTCTGCCCATCGCCGTTCTCATCCGTCCAGCCCGTATCGAGACTTTTCGCCTGACGCAGTTTCGCGCGGCGGGTCATGTCGATCCGATTGGTCGTCAGGATACGAAAGATCCACTTGTCGAAGCCCTGCCCCCGGTACTGCCCGAACGCCTGAAACGCTTCTCCTAGACTTTCGGCCAGCAGATCCTCGGCGTCATCAGCGTTCCCGCACATCCGATAGGCGTAGCGCCAGAACCGGTCCCAGTCGCGCGCGACCATGACCTCAAACGCCCTCAGACGATCCGCCGTCTGATCCTTCGCCCCGGTTTGAAAACGGGTCAATCCGATTGCAGCTCCCACATTTAGCGCCAAGATCAAGACTCCTCTATTCCGGCGATCTCTAATAATTAAGAAAGCGTCACGGCCGCGCGGAAAGTTCCGGCGGGAGTCCGAATACCGCGATTCTACCATGATATGGCCGCCACTTCAGTAAGGCGCTTCGCCAGAATGGACGGAATGGATCGATCCACGCCCCATAAGTATGTTATAATTCTTACATGCAACTGAGTGACGCCCCGCCTGCCGCCATGTCTGAACCGCCGAAAGTTTCGCGCCGGTCTTCTCCCGCCGGCTTTTGGATTCTTGCCGCGGCGCTGGTCGCGTTCGCGTTCGGCCTGTGCGCGCAGCCGAGCCCGATCGTCGATTTCTTCTGGCAGGCGCGCACAGGACACTGGATTTTAGACCACCACGCCGTTCCGCACGGAGACCTTTACTCATGGACACGTCACGGCCACCCCTGGATCGTGCATGAGTGGGCGATGTGCGTGCTGCTCTGGCAGGCTTACACGGCCGGCGGCTATCCCGGAGTGTGGCTGCTGATGTGGGGGCTCGTCTCCATAACGTTTCTGACGCTCTTTTACAAAGTCTGGCAAGAAACGGGACGGGCGACGCTGACGGCGTTCGCGCTGACTCTGTGGGCGGCAAAGCTGTGCAGCCCGTTGATCTCCCCTCGCCCCCATTTGATTTCGTATCTCTGCCTGGCGCTGCTGCTCTGGGTCGTAATGGACGCGCGCCGCGAGTCGAGCAAGCTCAAGCAAATGTGGTTTTTGCCGCCGATCTGCGCGGTGTGGGCGAACTTTCATGGAGCGGTGATTATCGGCATTGCGATCGCGGCGACCTTCGCGATCTGTGACGCTATTGACGCCCGCTGGATCAAGACGGCGACCTCGGATCGGCGGGCGCAGATGCTGCGTTTCGCGAAGCAGTCGGCCATTGTGCTTCCAATCAGCGCCGCCGCAACTATGATCAACCCGTACGGATGGAGGCTGTTTGCGATCTTCACGCAGACTGTCGGCGATAAGATCATGCCGAACTTCGTGACTGAATGGAAATCGCTCGATTTCCACAGCTCGTTCGGATCCGTCTTTGAAATCTTGATGGTCTTGTTTGTGCTGGGATTGGGGATGTCGCGCGAGCGGCGCGACCTATCCGAGGTGATCGTGCTGCTCATCCTGATGCACGCGGGGCTGACGGCGAGCCGCAATGTCCCGATCTTCGGCATGGCGGGCGTGCTGATCGCCGCGCGTCATATCCAATCAGCGCTGGCGGGAGCGCTTAAGATCAGCGAAGCGAGCGAAGCAAAATCCCCGTCGCTGTTCGGTTCCTCGCCATCGGTCGGGATCACGACGATCGTCGCACTGGCGGTCTGTCTCCAGGCGGCGACCAGCGCAAAGGACGCCGTCGTGAACGCGCCGGCGCGGAGCGACACCGGTCTCTCCAAGATCTCACGCGTCGCCTTCGCCATGGACGGCTTTCCAATGGACGCCTGCGCGTTCCTGCGCCAGGAGCAGTTCCCGACGGACGCCAAACTTTACAATGCCTATAATTGGGGCTCGACGATCCTTTGGAGCGCGCCCGAGTACCCGGTCTTTATCAGCACACAGACGGATATCTTCTTTGGCAAAGTCCTTAAGGATTACACGCTGATGTGCAATCAGCCGCACAACTGGCGTAAAGTCCTCGGGGACTACAATCCGGATATTGTCTTTCTGCCGGCCAATGACGGTCAGACCTGGATATTCCTCACCGATCCCGAATGGGCGCTCGTCTACGCCGACGACGCCGATCTGGACACCGACAAGCACGTCAACGCCGTGATCTTCGTGCGCCGCCTGCCCAAATACGACGCCCTGATCGCCCGCTGCCGCCACGACTGCGCGGCCCTGCGGGAACATCCAGAACTGACCAAATAAGCGCAAGCGCCAACATCGGGTTTCGGGTGGCATGCCGAACAAAAAACTGCCCCAATGAATTCATTGGGGCATCTTCAGTAAAGACCTCTACTTCACCCACCCAAGCACCGTCCGGAACGCGTCTGTCCCCGCTTCTCCCAGCCACTCGTAAACCACCGCTTCGGCCGCCGCCGGAAAGACGCCGTTGTCGCGGATGCGCTCCATGCCGAGTTTGTGCTTTTCGAGCGTGCGGGACGAAACGCCGTCGGCGGCGACGTGGGCCTGGTAGCCGTCGTACACAAGATCGATCGCCGTTTGCGCGACGCAGATATGGGTCTCGACGCCGCAAAGGACGACTTGCGTGCGTTCCGTCTCGGCGAGCGCGGTGCGGAATGCGTCGCTGGCGGCGCAGGAGAAGGACATTTTATCGATGATCGTGGCCTGAGGAATCGTTTCGGCGATCTCGGCCGCCAGCCCGCCCAGGCGCGCCGCGTTCTGGGTGGTGGCGAAGATCGGGATGTCCAGCAGAGCGGCCGTGCGCGTCATCAGCGACACTGACGCCAGCAGACGCTCGCGGTCATGGATGACGCGCAGGAGAGTATCCTGCATATCCACGACGACGAGGATGCTGCGCTGGGGGTCGAGAAGATTGGGGTTGCGTTCGTAAGTCATGGGTGTGGGCGCCTCTCACGTGGGAAAGGCCGGCTCGCGGCGTGCGCGAGTCGGCCTCGAATAAGAAATCCATTGCGAAGTTACGCCTGCGGCGGGGGCGCGCAGGAGTTTCGAATAATCAGCTGCGCGGACAGCGCGGCTTCGGCGTTGTCGCCGGCGACCGTGGTTTCCTGATCGTGCATCAGATAAAGCTGCTCCATCGCGGCCACGGCAAGCTCGGCGATCGGAGCGCGGATGGCGGTCAGCGGCGGAATGAAGAACTCGCCCACGTCCGGAGTGTCCTGGAAGGAAGCCAGCGACATCTGCGCGGGGACTCGGACGTCGATTTCCGAAAGGGTCTGCGCGGCGACAGCGGCGACCTTCTCGTCGTAGCAAACGATGGCGGTCGGCTTCTTCGACGGCGGGACTTCCGGACCGGCGAGGCCAAAGATCGCTTTGCGGACCTGATCGCGCAGGGTGAGGACGGGCGTGACATCGAAGGGGACGGAGAGCAGGTCGGCGGGATTGCCCTGCCGCTTGATCCACACCGCCTGCATGCCCTGCAAGCGCTGGCGGCTGACGCGCACGGATGACGACGGCGCGATCATGGCGACCCGGCGGTGCCCAAGGCTCCACAGATAATCGCCCAGCTCGCGGCCGGCGGCGAATTCGTTGGTGTGCGCCATGAACAGCTCGCGCGGCGGGTTGTCCACCTCGCCGATCATGACGCAGGGAATGGTGGCGCTGGCCGCTTCGCGGGGAAGCAGCGTGGACGACAGCAGGATCAGGCCCATGATGCCGATGGCGTCGAGCTTGGGCAGATCGTCGGAGGTGAGCAGGCGCAGGCCGAAATCGTCCTCGGACTCGGCGCCGGACGCTTCCGCGTGCTTGCGCAGCGCGGCCTGAAGGAACTGGATCGCATGGGCGGACGCCGAGCTGTACTCGGGGTCCCAGATGCCGATAAACTGCTCCGTGCGCTGCCGGCGCAGGCGCTGGCTGCCGCGCGGCCGTCCGGACCGGACCGGCGTGTAGTTCAGCATCTCCGCGACTTGCAAAACCTTACGTCGCGTAT from Capsulimonas corticalis harbors:
- a CDS encoding aminoglycoside phosphotransferase family protein, with the protein product MSSEEHEGPEREEPLTGGNSNMGVVRVGDTVRRAMTPRSPTIHRLLRHLEAKGFTGCPRLLGVDERGREILTYLPGDVGFLPYLWEGDDALIAAANLLRGYHDAVRDFKTEPGDAWSYAHPDPSRHEIICHNDFAPYNWVCQDEKPYAAIDFDDAGPGPRLRDVAYAVYWMAPLTFGGGPMAEMAHAELADGSRRLKLFCSCYGVDATPELLNLTQDALRLLRDWIKTGAEAGDPARARMVEQGQYEYWELETRAFAQNRPALERSLFG
- a CDS encoding LolA family protein yields the protein MTPSGRPILARAPWLLLAPLGCLMLASCNRPTSMTVATVPAPASPSDPAANSLWASSLQATTDTPLKAHVVITSRGDSHDRRSVMEMIEGTGGRFRLTYSEPADARGRVVVCDGATTWQYEPRSRTVLRRPTPESVSAETGSPAPDPLWRREIEPGTADVGGRPAQILRVQSASGALVERLWIDNASGRSLRTENYDPHGALTRRVELSQIVVKPVVTPATFQPAIPRGARVLTAAAQPSPNAAGEARLLDLPSDTAGFHVQSVVRAPRSTTAAIHVLYTNGPRALSVFVTNNAANGATELVPSADGGASWKPAVLTSTIHAFTQERADGQSAVAWVADGRRYVAIGRMPLTDLLSIAKTMAEK
- a CDS encoding anti-sigma factor family protein — translated: MPNCHDTRENLSRLLDNDLDGSEATLTAAHLDECFACRHEYDRLREVRAAMQSLAAPQDGGARDRVFGLLEARSRQTAQNGSALRAPRRAWPSFTLRPAYALGLGAAAACVGFLVFSPSTPPATATPLPNTMEMSQFYALHDAHLVGLTSAEPVGHRDLAAEGRATLIASADESVGGSL
- a CDS encoding sigma-70 family RNA polymerase sigma factor codes for the protein MTRFQTGAKDQTADRLRAFEVMVARDWDRFWRYAYRMCGNADDAEDLLAESLGEAFQAFGQYRGQGFDKWIFRILTTNRIDMTRRAKLRQAKSLDTGWTDENGDGQTCDVVDHLANPEISLMDSTLSERMQKALDALPEEYRAAVLLCDVEQMPYSEIAEMLKLPIGTVRSRIHRGRTAMRKTLESLGWS
- a CDS encoding isochorismatase family protein, which codes for MTYERNPNLLDPQRSILVVVDMQDTLLRVIHDRERLLASVSLMTRTAALLDIPIFATTQNAARLGGLAAEIAETIPQATIIDKMSFSCAASDAFRTALAETERTQVVLCGVETHICVAQTAIDLVYDGYQAHVAADGVSSRTLEKHKLGMERIRDNGVFPAAAEAVVYEWLGEAGTDAFRTVLGWVK
- a CDS encoding LacI family DNA-binding transcriptional regulator; this translates as MAVTLKDIAERTGVSPSVVSTVLSGRDNGTFVSENTRRKVLQVAEMLNYTPVRSGRPRGSQRLRRQRTEQFIGIWDPEYSSASAHAIQFLQAALRKHAEASGAESEDDFGLRLLTSDDLPKLDAIGIMGLILLSSTLLPREAASATIPCVMIGEVDNPPRELFMAHTNEFAAGRELGDYLWSLGHRRVAMIAPSSSVRVSRQRLQGMQAVWIKRQGNPADLLSVPFDVTPVLTLRDQVRKAIFGLAGPEVPPSKKPTAIVCYDEKVAAVAAQTLSEIDVRVPAQMSLASFQDTPDVGEFFIPPLTAIRAPIAELAVAAMEQLYLMHDQETTVAGDNAEAALSAQLIIRNSCAPPPQA